The following coding sequences lie in one Clostridiales bacterium genomic window:
- a CDS encoding IreB family regulatory phosphoprotein has protein sequence MSDKFNETMKFDVEKERCNKAKDILISVYDSLKKKGYNPINQMVGYILSGDPTYITSFNNARNKIREVERDELLEELLRSYLKDK, from the coding sequence ATGTCTGACAAATTCAATGAAACTATGAAGTTTGACGTTGAAAAGGAAAGGTGCAATAAAGCCAAGGATATTCTGATAAGTGTTTATGACTCCCTGAAAAAGAAAGGGTATAATCCGATAAACCAGATGGTAGGATATATTTTGTCAGGAGACCCCACATATATTACGAGTTTCAATAATGCGAGGAATAAGATAAGGGAAGTAGAAAGGGACGAACTTTTAGAAGAACTTTTAAGAAGCTATCTGAAAGATAAATAG
- a CDS encoding O-antigen ligase family protein has protein sequence MNDESIKKAVFILIIAIDAFVPLIIWTKSTDYFYYPKITVIYFIVLAITFLTLYIFLKGNISLNLSWELFFLSLYAAMILLSAWFSKYRSQSFWGRPLRCEGAFAYISYFLILYFSYLYVKNNNGYKKVIAFIIISSCIISLYAILQYIGIDPIKRDSIRKEWVYNSFSTLGNRDFLGSYLSIVIPVTIICCIWNKKTLQSVLLFFAALVQFSALICSMARSAWLGIMLSLIFLFIVFFKESIRKYKKILALLLIFILVAFSINMIHKGSVSSRFKKIASDFASLISKPSINSTAGSQRIFIWLRTMDYIFERPILGSGPDTFDKVFSMSPKEAKYHFGSQNIYVDKAHNEYLQIIVTTGFPSLFFYMVFLSIVYRKALKSLKYGNKNIYTLCFLGGVTAYIIQAFFNISVVSVAPLYWSLLGMLISSYGDS, from the coding sequence ATGAACGATGAATCTATTAAAAAAGCCGTATTTATCTTAATAATAGCGATTGATGCTTTTGTGCCGTTGATAATCTGGACCAAAAGCACAGACTATTTTTATTATCCCAAAATTACAGTAATTTATTTTATTGTACTTGCTATAACTTTTCTTACGCTATATATTTTTTTAAAAGGCAATATATCATTGAATCTTTCATGGGAATTGTTTTTCTTGTCCTTATATGCTGCGATGATATTGCTTTCGGCATGGTTTTCAAAATACAGGTCCCAGTCTTTTTGGGGAAGACCTTTAAGATGTGAAGGTGCGTTTGCTTATATTTCATATTTCTTGATATTATATTTTTCATATCTATATGTAAAAAATAACAACGGCTATAAAAAAGTAATCGCTTTTATTATTATATCCTCATGTATAATCTCTTTATATGCGATACTTCAATATATAGGTATCGACCCGATCAAGAGGGACAGCATCCGAAAGGAATGGGTTTACAATAGTTTCAGCACCCTTGGAAACAGGGATTTTCTCGGAAGCTATTTATCGATCGTGATTCCTGTCACAATTATTTGCTGCATATGGAATAAAAAGACTCTGCAGTCTGTTTTGCTTTTCTTTGCCGCGTTAGTCCAATTTTCTGCATTGATTTGTTCTATGGCAAGAAGCGCATGGTTAGGCATAATGCTCTCTCTGATTTTTTTATTTATTGTTTTTTTTAAAGAATCCATTAGGAAATATAAAAAGATATTAGCGTTGCTCCTGATATTTATTCTGGTGGCATTTTCAATCAATATGATACATAAGGGAAGCGTTTCCTCAAGGTTTAAAAAAATCGCATCTGATTTTGCATCCTTGATCAGCAAACCTTCCATAAACAGTACGGCAGGATCGCAGCGAATATTTATATGGCTTAGAACGATGGATTATATTTTTGAAAGACCAATACTCGGCTCCGGGCCCGATACATTTGATAAAGTTTTCTCTATGAGTCCAAAGGAGGCCAAGTATCATTTCGGTTCCCAAAATATATATGTAGACAAGGCACATAATGAGTATTTGCAGATTATTGTGACAACAGGTTTTCCATCGCTGTTTTTCTATATGGTCTTTTTATCGATTGTTTATAGAAAGGCATTGAAAAGTTTGAAATACGGAAATAAAAATATCTATACATTATGTTTTTTAGGAGGCGTAACAGCATACATAATACAGGCTTTTTTCAACATAAGCGTGGTATCCGTCGCACCCTTATACTGGTCTCTTCTTGGAATGCTTATTTCTTCATATGGGGATTCATGA
- a CDS encoding DUF1292 domain-containing protein: MEENENIITLLDDDGKEIQCEVIDMFEFNEKEYAVLLPEEEDDPYILRVDKDEDGNEVFAVIDSDDEFEKVADAYDELLEDDEE; this comes from the coding sequence GTGGAAGAAAATGAAAACATCATAACTTTGCTTGATGATGACGGAAAAGAAATACAGTGCGAAGTGATAGATATGTTCGAATTCAATGAGAAAGAATATGCGGTGCTGCTGCCGGAGGAAGAAGACGATCCATATATACTGAGAGTTGATAAGGATGAAGATGGAAATGAGGTTTTTGCTGTAATTGATAGCGACGATGAGTTTGAAAAAGTAGCTGATGCATATGATGAGTTGCTTGAAGATGATGAAGAATGA
- the mnmA gene encoding tRNA 2-thiouridine(34) synthase MnmA, whose protein sequence is MKARVVVGMSGGVDSSVTAAILKNEGYDVIGITMQVWPEMESEVREVEGGCCSLSSVNDARRICDILGIRYYVLNFKDIFKKKIIDYFVEEYLSGRTPNPCIACNKYIKFDELLKKAMQLGAEYVATGHYSKIEFDRGLNRYLLKRSVDDKKDQTYVLYGLTQFQLEHTLMPLGNYTKDKVREMAARLNFPVAKKPDSEEICFIPDNDYGKFIKKTRPDNIKPGYFKDKEGRILGRHKGISYYTIGQRKGLGLAFGKPMYVIDIIPEKNTVVLGEERDVFSDRLRAVKLNFIPFDSLKDAMKVTAKIRYGAKEAPAVISPDGKGGVNVKFDTPQRAITPGQSVVFYSGDIVVGGGIIERAD, encoded by the coding sequence ATGAAGGCGAGAGTAGTTGTAGGAATGAGCGGTGGAGTGGACAGTTCCGTTACCGCCGCTATTTTAAAGAATGAAGGTTATGATGTCATAGGTATAACTATGCAAGTCTGGCCGGAGATGGAAAGCGAAGTAAGGGAAGTAGAGGGTGGATGCTGCTCTCTTTCGTCCGTAAACGATGCCAGGCGCATATGCGATATACTTGGAATAAGATATTATGTTTTAAATTTTAAAGATATATTCAAGAAGAAGATTATAGATTACTTCGTAGAGGAATATTTGTCGGGAAGGACACCCAATCCATGCATAGCATGCAACAAATATATAAAATTTGACGAACTGTTAAAAAAAGCAATGCAGCTCGGTGCGGAGTATGTTGCAACAGGGCATTATTCCAAAATTGAATTTGACAGGGGCCTTAACAGATATCTTTTGAAAAGGTCTGTGGACGATAAAAAGGATCAGACGTATGTTTTGTACGGTCTGACACAATTTCAGCTTGAGCATACTCTGATGCCTCTTGGCAATTACACTAAGGATAAAGTAAGGGAAATGGCAGCGCGGTTGAATTTCCCGGTAGCTAAAAAGCCTGATAGCGAAGAGATATGTTTTATACCTGATAATGATTACGGAAAATTCATCAAGAAGACCCGGCCCGATAATATCAAGCCAGGTTACTTTAAAGATAAAGAAGGCAGGATATTAGGAAGGCATAAGGGTATTTCCTACTATACCATAGGTCAGAGAAAAGGGCTTGGCCTAGCTTTTGGAAAACCTATGTATGTTATAGATATAATTCCTGAAAAAAATACTGTGGTGCTCGGGGAAGAAAGGGATGTATTTTCCGATCGTTTAAGAGCTGTAAAGTTAAACTTTATACCTTTTGACAGCTTAAAGGATGCCATGAAGGTTACGGCTAAAATAAGATATGGTGCAAAAGAGGCTCCGGCAGTTATTTCACCGGATGGTAAAGGCGGCGTAAATGTGAAATTTGATACCCCTCAAAGGGCTATAACTCCGGGCCAATCGGTCGTATTTTATAGCGGCGATATAGTTGTCGGCGGAGGAATAATTGAAAGGGCGGATTGA
- a CDS encoding AI-2E family transporter, producing the protein MMKNHIPRAFIIRAIIILMLFLLFFLVFKYWGKITKIAYPFLVSLFLAYLLNPAVCYMERKGIKRILGIWIIFIFFIGILFSICFFLLPILVRDMGKLINILPQYTEEIRENIGYIQKVYSRSGLPDGIKNVLVGNINKLQNVIAVYLGKVMTFIMSTLSKIFSIALIPVLLYYFLKDFMKIIHGIKRIIPKKYRTRIVNICINIDEVFGDYIRTQLILSLIVAAMTTVSLMLLRINFALIIGIINGITNIIPYFGPIIGGIPAVVLALLQSPLKAVYTIIMLSVIQQVESDIICPRITADTVGLHPVTVMLSLLVGGEFFGMTGLILAIPVVAALKVIYKDVIKNLF; encoded by the coding sequence ATGATGAAAAACCATATACCAAGGGCATTCATTATCCGAGCTATAATAATTCTGATGCTATTTTTGCTATTTTTTCTTGTGTTCAAATACTGGGGCAAGATAACAAAAATAGCATATCCATTCTTGGTGAGCCTTTTTCTTGCATACCTTTTGAATCCTGCAGTATGCTATATGGAAAGAAAGGGAATTAAAAGAATTTTGGGCATATGGATTATATTCATATTTTTTATCGGGATTTTGTTCTCCATATGCTTTTTTTTGCTTCCAATCCTGGTAAGGGATATGGGAAAACTCATAAATATACTTCCGCAATATACGGAAGAAATCAGGGAAAATATAGGTTATATTCAGAAAGTTTACAGCAGGAGCGGCCTTCCAGATGGCATTAAAAACGTACTGGTAGGTAATATCAATAAACTTCAAAATGTAATCGCCGTGTACTTGGGAAAAGTTATGACATTTATAATGTCAACGCTTTCAAAAATTTTTTCGATAGCGCTTATACCCGTACTTTTATATTATTTTTTAAAAGATTTCATGAAGATAATACATGGGATAAAAAGGATAATCCCTAAAAAATACAGAACGAGAATAGTAAACATATGCATAAATATCGACGAAGTTTTTGGAGATTATATAAGGACACAGTTGATTTTATCGTTAATAGTAGCTGCCATGACGACGGTATCCCTGATGCTGCTCAGGATAAATTTTGCTCTTATAATAGGTATTATAAACGGTATCACAAATATAATACCGTATTTTGGCCCCATCATAGGAGGTATTCCCGCTGTCGTATTAGCACTCCTGCAGTCTCCTTTAAAGGCAGTGTATACGATAATTATGCTATCGGTTATACAGCAAGTTGAAAGCGATATAATATGCCCGAGGATTACCGCCGATACGGTGGGCCTTCATCCTGTAACGGTCATGCTGTCTTTACTTGTAGGCGGGGAATTTTTCGGCATGACAGGTTTAATACTCGCCATCCCTGTAGTCGCGGCACTTAAGGTGATTTACAAGGATGTTATAAAAAATCTCTTTTAA
- a CDS encoding PRC-barrel domain-containing protein, with translation MDVPMVGEVANMKKSALFSGIEVMDLENGKIIGRINDILFFPYREKVLGFSINCGRWVKSCKILLPETIYHIGNDVITIKDKSGIVDKSSMPEIEKAIKDKNKVIGMRVFTREGDELGFLEDIIIDENNMTIHGFVISGGIIDDIIKGKSIILFEDKIIFGEDSIIIDCSEGNVMLKNEMSLKKYLENRRIE, from the coding sequence TTGGATGTACCCATGGTCGGTGAGGTGGCGAATATGAAAAAGTCAGCGCTATTTTCAGGCATAGAGGTCATGGATCTTGAAAATGGCAAGATAATCGGAAGAATAAACGATATATTGTTTTTCCCATACAGGGAAAAGGTGTTGGGCTTTAGTATAAACTGCGGAAGATGGGTGAAAAGCTGCAAAATACTGCTGCCAGAAACCATTTACCATATAGGCAATGACGTTATAACCATAAAGGATAAAAGCGGCATCGTAGATAAGTCGAGCATGCCTGAAATAGAAAAAGCGATAAAAGATAAAAATAAAGTAATCGGGATGCGGGTCTTTACACGCGAAGGTGATGAACTCGGTTTTCTTGAAGATATAATAATCGATGAAAACAATATGACTATCCATGGCTTTGTTATATCAGGAGGCATCATAGATGATATCATAAAAGGAAAGTCCATCATACTGTTCGAGGATAAGATAATATTCGGTGAAGATTCCATAATTATAGATTGCAGTGAGGGAAATGTCATGCTAAAAAATGAGATGTCATTAAAAAAGTATCTGGAAAACAGGAGAATAGAATGA
- a CDS encoding ribonuclease J, with amino-acid sequence MAKREKLKIIPLGGLGEIGKNMTVVEYKNDIIVIDCGLMFPEEEMLGIDIVIPDITYLIKNKDRFRAIVLTHGHEDHIGALPYVLKQINVPVYGTKLTLGLVENKLKEHGLLNEVELKCVKAKDKVKIGDFEVEFIKTSHSIADSVALAIHTPVGVIVHTGDFKVDYTPIDGDVIDLARFAELGKQGVLLLMADSTNVERKGYTMSERVVGETFQNIFGKAKGRIIVATFASNIHRVQQIINAAYSYGRKVAVSGRSMVNVVDVAYQLGYLNIPEGTLIDIDDIDKFPKEKIVIITTGSQGEPMSALVRMSTSEHKKVDIIPGDMIIISATPIPGNEKFVYRVINQLFKRGADVIYEDLAEVHVSGHACQEELKLIHTLVKPEFFVPVHGEYRHLKQHALLAQKLGMKPENIFILENGSILELNHKHARVAGSVTAGQVLVDGLGVGDVGNIVLRDRKHLSQDGILTVVVTISKESGSVIAGPDIISRGFVYVRESEDLMDQAKEIVKETLSKCEEKQISDWSTIKTNIKEALRGFLYEKTKRKPMILPIIMEI; translated from the coding sequence TTGGCAAAAAGAGAAAAACTAAAGATAATTCCACTTGGTGGCCTGGGTGAAATTGGAAAGAATATGACCGTAGTAGAATATAAAAATGATATTATAGTTATAGATTGCGGGCTTATGTTCCCGGAGGAAGAGATGCTCGGGATAGATATTGTGATACCCGATATAACGTACTTAATCAAGAACAAAGACAGGTTCAGGGCGATAGTGCTTACACATGGTCATGAAGACCACATAGGGGCGCTTCCCTATGTGCTTAAACAGATTAATGTACCGGTATATGGTACAAAACTTACGCTTGGCCTTGTCGAGAATAAATTGAAAGAGCACGGACTATTAAATGAGGTCGAATTAAAATGTGTAAAGGCAAAAGACAAGGTTAAGATTGGTGATTTTGAAGTTGAGTTTATAAAGACAAGCCACAGTATCGCCGATTCCGTTGCGCTTGCGATACACACTCCTGTAGGAGTTATCGTTCATACGGGAGATTTTAAGGTCGATTATACGCCTATTGACGGGGATGTAATAGATCTTGCAAGGTTTGCAGAACTCGGTAAACAGGGTGTACTGCTTTTAATGGCCGATAGCACAAATGTTGAGAGAAAAGGATATACGATGTCTGAAAGGGTAGTAGGTGAGACTTTTCAGAATATATTTGGGAAAGCAAAAGGCAGAATAATAGTAGCTACATTTGCATCAAATATTCATAGAGTTCAGCAGATTATAAATGCGGCGTATAGCTATGGCAGAAAGGTTGCCGTGTCCGGAAGAAGTATGGTTAATGTTGTGGATGTGGCTTACCAGCTGGGGTATTTGAATATACCCGAAGGTACATTGATTGACATCGATGATATTGACAAATTTCCGAAGGAGAAAATAGTAATAATTACCACCGGAAGCCAGGGTGAACCGATGTCCGCACTGGTCAGGATGTCGACTTCTGAACACAAAAAAGTAGACATTATTCCGGGAGATATGATAATTATTTCTGCAACACCCATACCCGGCAATGAAAAATTCGTATACAGAGTAATAAACCAGCTTTTTAAGCGCGGTGCAGATGTTATATATGAGGATCTGGCTGAGGTGCATGTTTCCGGTCATGCATGTCAGGAAGAACTTAAATTAATTCACACACTTGTAAAACCAGAATTTTTTGTGCCTGTTCACGGTGAATACAGGCATTTGAAGCAGCATGCGCTGCTGGCGCAAAAATTGGGTATGAAGCCAGAAAATATATTTATACTTGAAAACGGATCCATATTGGAGCTAAATCATAAACATGCAAGAGTTGCCGGTAGCGTCACAGCAGGCCAGGTACTGGTAGATGGTTTAGGAGTCGGAGATGTTGGTAATATCGTGCTGCGTGACAGAAAACATCTGTCGCAGGACGGAATACTGACAGTGGTTGTTACAATATCAAAAGAGTCCGGAAGCGTTATAGCCGGTCCTGACATTATATCAAGAGGTTTTGTTTATGTCAGGGAATCCGAAGACTTGATGGATCAGGCAAAAGAAATTGTAAAAGAAACTTTGTCAAA
- the ruvX gene encoding Holliday junction resolvase RuvX encodes MRIMGLDVGDKRIGVAISDPFGWTAQGIKTVVRIEGRKSDIREIKKIINEYGVEKIIIGLPKNLNNTLGPQGEKVIQYSKELESSCGRPVEFFDERLSTVAVERVLIEADVSRKRRRTVIDKLAAQYILQSYLDCKCR; translated from the coding sequence ATGAGGATAATGGGACTTGATGTAGGAGACAAGAGAATAGGTGTTGCAATAAGCGATCCCTTTGGATGGACGGCACAGGGTATAAAGACGGTAGTGAGGATCGAAGGGAGGAAATCCGATATCAGGGAAATAAAAAAAATAATAAATGAGTACGGAGTGGAGAAAATAATAATAGGGCTTCCGAAGAATTTAAACAATACTTTAGGTCCCCAGGGTGAAAAAGTAATTCAATATTCAAAAGAGCTTGAGTCTTCTTGCGGCAGACCAGTTGAATTTTTTGATGAAAGACTATCGACAGTTGCCGTTGAAAGAGTGCTTATTGAAGCCGATGTATCTAGGAAAAGAAGAAGGACGGTTATAGATAAACTTGCAGCTCAATATATATTGCAGTCATATTTGGACTGCAAGTGTAGATAA
- the alaS gene encoding alanine--tRNA ligase, which produces MENMGLNEIRQKFLSFFESKGHLILPSFSLVPKNDKSLLLINAGMAPLKPYFTGQEIPPRKRVTTCQKCIRTGDIERVGKTARHATFFEMLGNFSFGDYFKEEVIPWAWEFVTDVLKLPEDRLWVTIYENDDEAFEIWNKKVGLPEKRIVRMGKEDNFWEIGEGPCGPCSEIYFDRGKDKGCGRPNCSVGCDCDRFMEFWNLVFTQFDKDKFGNYNKLAHPNIDTGMGLERMAVIMQNVDSIFEVDTIKNILDEVCKVSNVRFGENKRTDSSIRLITDHIRSVTFMVSDGILPSNEGRGYVLRRLIRRAARHGKLLGITGSFLYELCDIVIKDSKEAYPELYQKKDYIKKIIKIEEEKFDETIDSGMAKLNNFIIDLKSEGGNVLSGESAFKLYDTFGFPVELTGEILEEQELKIDMEGFNEKMKAQKTRARSAREETNYMGVEPGVFMSLPSDIKTEFVGYDNLTSVGEVLAIVKDGAIADKACKGDEVSVILDKTSFYAEMGGQVGDTGTIKGNSFTIDVTDCKKTPNGKIIHIGRVTEGAISKGDRVVAAVDGKRRDDIARNHTATHLLQASLRKVLGPHVEQSGSLVAPDRLRFDFTHFEPIKKETLIEIERLVNKEIMDAVDVNTFETSLNEAKDMGAMALFGEKYGSVVKVVKIGDFSMELCGGTHVKNTSSIGMFKILSEGGVASGVRRIEAVTGYGALSYIEDIESILNDAADLLKTNIRDLDKKAESIMLDIKSKETEIERLKSRIAQKATYDIAKAARDIKGVKIVTATVDLDTGAMRELGDRLKEKLGKSLIVLCSSNAEKTTFISMASKDAVSSGIHCGRIIKEVAKIAGGNGGGKPDMAQAGGKFRDKIDEALNNVYILAEKMIK; this is translated from the coding sequence ATGGAAAATATGGGATTAAATGAAATAAGGCAAAAGTTTTTAAGTTTTTTTGAATCAAAGGGGCACTTGATACTTCCGAGTTTTTCACTGGTACCTAAAAATGATAAAAGTTTGCTCCTGATAAATGCAGGTATGGCACCGTTGAAGCCATATTTTACAGGACAGGAGATTCCGCCGAGAAAAAGAGTTACAACATGCCAGAAATGCATACGAACAGGAGATATTGAGAGGGTAGGCAAAACAGCAAGACACGCTACATTTTTTGAGATGCTCGGTAATTTTTCCTTTGGCGACTATTTTAAAGAAGAAGTAATCCCATGGGCATGGGAATTTGTAACGGATGTATTAAAGCTTCCGGAGGATAGGCTATGGGTTACGATTTATGAAAACGATGATGAAGCGTTTGAGATCTGGAATAAAAAAGTAGGGCTTCCCGAAAAAAGAATAGTAAGGATGGGAAAAGAGGATAACTTTTGGGAAATAGGTGAAGGCCCGTGCGGCCCGTGTTCCGAAATTTACTTTGACAGAGGAAAAGATAAGGGATGCGGAAGGCCCAACTGCTCTGTAGGCTGTGACTGTGACAGGTTCATGGAATTCTGGAACCTTGTGTTTACCCAGTTTGACAAAGACAAGTTTGGAAATTATAACAAGCTTGCCCATCCTAATATAGATACTGGTATGGGACTTGAGAGAATGGCTGTCATAATGCAAAATGTGGACAGTATTTTTGAAGTGGATACCATAAAAAATATTTTAGATGAAGTATGTAAAGTTTCAAATGTGAGGTTTGGAGAAAATAAGAGGACGGATTCGTCTATAAGGCTCATTACTGACCACATAAGAAGTGTGACATTTATGGTAAGCGACGGGATACTTCCTTCAAATGAAGGAAGAGGATATGTGTTAAGAAGGCTTATAAGAAGGGCTGCAAGGCATGGGAAACTTTTGGGGATTACCGGATCATTCCTTTATGAGCTGTGCGATATAGTGATTAAAGATTCCAAGGAGGCATATCCTGAGCTTTATCAAAAAAAAGATTACATTAAAAAAATAATCAAAATTGAAGAAGAAAAATTCGATGAGACCATAGACTCGGGCATGGCAAAATTGAATAATTTCATAATTGATTTAAAATCCGAAGGCGGTAATGTTTTATCCGGTGAAAGCGCGTTTAAACTATACGATACGTTTGGCTTCCCCGTCGAACTGACAGGCGAGATACTTGAGGAGCAGGAGCTGAAGATCGATATGGAGGGCTTTAATGAGAAAATGAAAGCCCAGAAAACGCGGGCAAGATCAGCAAGGGAAGAAACGAACTATATGGGTGTAGAACCCGGCGTATTCATGTCACTGCCATCGGATATAAAAACTGAATTTGTGGGGTATGATAATTTAACATCGGTTGGGGAAGTGCTTGCTATAGTAAAGGATGGTGCTATAGCCGACAAAGCCTGCAAGGGCGACGAAGTATCCGTTATATTGGATAAGACAAGTTTTTACGCTGAAATGGGCGGACAAGTGGGAGATACAGGAACTATCAAGGGTAATAGTTTCACAATTGACGTAACGGACTGCAAAAAGACGCCGAACGGCAAGATAATTCATATCGGAAGGGTGACTGAAGGAGCGATATCAAAAGGTGACCGCGTGGTGGCGGCTGTGGATGGCAAAAGAAGGGATGATATTGCGAGGAATCATACTGCAACCCATTTGCTTCAGGCTTCTTTGAGAAAGGTCCTAGGTCCGCATGTTGAACAGTCCGGTTCTCTTGTGGCACCGGATAGGCTGAGGTTTGATTTTACACATTTCGAGCCGATAAAGAAGGAAACATTGATTGAAATCGAAAGGCTGGTAAACAAAGAAATAATGGATGCGGTCGATGTCAATACATTTGAAACATCCTTGAACGAAGCCAAGGACATGGGGGCAATGGCGCTGTTTGGAGAGAAATACGGATCTGTAGTAAAAGTAGTCAAAATCGGGGACTTCAGCATGGAATTATGCGGAGGCACTCATGTAAAAAATACATCTTCAATAGGAATGTTCAAGATACTATCGGAAGGGGGAGTTGCGTCCGGAGTAAGGAGAATAGAGGCAGTTACAGGCTATGGGGCACTGTCGTATATAGAAGATATCGAAAGTATTTTGAATGATGCTGCAGACTTATTGAAAACAAACATAAGGGATCTTGACAAGAAAGCGGAATCTATCATGCTGGATATAAAGAGTAAGGAAACTGAAATTGAGAGATTAAAGTCAAGGATTGCCCAAAAAGCGACTTACGATATAGCAAAAGCTGCAAGGGATATAAAAGGAGTAAAGATAGTTACAGCCACAGTAGATCTCGATACTGGTGCAATGAGGGAGCTTGGCGACAGGCTTAAAGAAAAATTAGGCAAATCGCTGATAGTCTTATGCAGCAGCAACGCTGAAAAGACAACATTTATTTCCATGGCAAGCAAAGACGCAGTATCATCAGGCATACACTGTGGAAGGATAATCAAGGAAGTTGCGAAAATCGCGGGTGGAAACGGCGGTGGAAAACCAGATATGGCGCAGGCCGGCGGTAAATTCAGGGACAAAATAGATGAGGCTTTAAATAATGTATATATCCTGGCTGAAAAAATGATTAAATAA
- a CDS encoding Fur family transcriptional regulator, with amino-acid sequence MDISSLKKTLKDKGYKLTPQRRAVLEIIIENEGKHLSTEDIYELVKKDCPEIGLATVYRTLQLLEEMNMIFKLNLDDGKNRYELSHASEDHHHHHLICLKCGSVTEVEGDLLDALEKKVNEKYNFKVTNHILKFFGYCSKCRGEENK; translated from the coding sequence ATGGACATAAGCTCATTAAAGAAAACGCTTAAGGATAAGGGATATAAGTTAACGCCTCAAAGACGCGCAGTGCTCGAAATCATAATAGAAAATGAGGGAAAGCATTTATCTACGGAGGACATATATGAGCTTGTAAAAAAAGATTGTCCTGAAATAGGTCTTGCTACAGTATACAGAACACTGCAATTGCTGGAAGAAATGAATATGATTTTCAAGTTGAACTTGGATGACGGGAAAAACAGATATGAGCTCTCCCATGCAAGTGAGGATCACCATCATCATCACCTGATATGCCTGAAATGCGGAAGCGTTACGGAAGTTGAAGGTGACTTACTGGATGCCCTTGAAAAAAAGGTCAATGAAAAATATAATTTTAAAGTTACCAATCATATATTAAAATTTTTTGGATATTGCAGCAAATGCCGGGGAGAAGAAAATAAATAG
- a CDS encoding aldo/keto reductase, translating to MEYRQLGKTGIYVSRLCFGSLTIGPAQSNLSIDDGAEVILKAFDCGVNFIDTAKLYKTYGYIKRALEISKKQNIVISSRSYDYTYDGMKKSLDEALHALSAKSIDIFGLHEQEDVYTLKGHHDAIRCLMDAKKEGKIKAISISTHNIKAVEAASIMPEIDVIFPLLNYKGIGIGDGDAKGMENAIHKAKLNGKGIYTMKPIGGGNLIGEVEKSLKYVIDNQDIDSIAVGMQSENEVIANSMVFEGKEVPSDIKKTLRNTKRRLLIDWWCEGCGKCVERCSLGALKIVNGKSCVNPDLCRLCGYCSTVCPQFCIKII from the coding sequence TTGGAATACAGACAATTGGGAAAGACAGGCATTTATGTATCAAGGTTATGCTTTGGTTCTCTGACAATAGGACCTGCTCAGTCAAATTTGTCTATTGATGATGGCGCCGAAGTAATCCTAAAAGCTTTCGACTGCGGAGTTAATTTTATAGATACGGCTAAACTATATAAAACATACGGCTATATTAAAAGGGCTCTGGAGATTTCTAAAAAGCAAAATATAGTCATTTCTTCGAGGTCTTATGATTATACATATGATGGCATGAAAAAAAGCCTTGATGAAGCCCTGCATGCACTTTCTGCAAAATCAATAGATATTTTCGGCCTGCATGAGCAGGAAGATGTTTACACATTAAAGGGACATCATGATGCCATAAGGTGTTTGATGGATGCAAAAAAAGAGGGCAAGATAAAGGCAATAAGCATCTCGACTCATAATATTAAAGCTGTTGAAGCCGCAAGCATTATGCCTGAAATAGATGTAATATTTCCTCTGCTCAATTATAAAGGGATAGGCATAGGAGACGGAGATGCTAAGGGCATGGAAAATGCGATCCACAAGGCAAAATTAAATGGAAAGGGCATATATACTATGAAACCCATAGGCGGCGGGAATCTTATAGGGGAAGTGGAAAAAAGCCTTAAGTATGTAATAGACAATCAGGATATAGATTCGATTGCTGTCGGCATGCAATCTGAAAATGAAGTTATAGCAAATTCGATGGTATTTGAAGGGAAAGAGGTGCCTTCGGATATAAAGAAGACATTAAGGAATACTAAAAGAAGGCTGTTGATAGACTGGTGGTGTGAAGGCTGCGGAAAATGCGTGGAAAGATGCAGCTTGGGAGCGCTGAAAATAGTCAATGGTAAATCCTGTGTAAATCCTGATTTATGCAGGCTGTGCGGGTATTGTTCAACAGTTTGTCCGCAATTTTGCATAAAGATAATATAA